A stretch of Rhodoferax potami DNA encodes these proteins:
- a CDS encoding ABC transporter permease, translated as MTTATTSPNTATSRSAMGTYLGLCAVLIGMVILFSALSDYFWSKATFVAIANEIPALLVMSIGMTFVLIIAGIDLSVGSVLALSAAATANAILVWHWGPLPASALGLLVGLTCGAVTGLISVAWRLPSFIVSLGMLEAVRGGAYVMTDSRTQYVGGAISELAKPWVAGVSAAFFIAIALVIVAQVVLSRTVFGRYVVGIGTNEEAMRLAGINPSPIRVAVFAMTGVLAGLAGLMQAARLEAADPNAGSGIELQVIASVVIGGTSLMGGRGSVISTLFGVLIIAVLEAGLAQVGVSDPSKRIVTGCVIVVAVIIDTLRQRRSSSH; from the coding sequence ATGACAACCGCTACCACTTCTCCAAACACTGCGACTTCGCGCAGCGCCATGGGCACCTACCTGGGCCTGTGTGCCGTGCTGATCGGCATGGTGATTTTGTTCTCCGCCCTGAGTGACTATTTCTGGAGCAAGGCCACCTTTGTGGCGATTGCCAACGAGATTCCGGCCCTGTTGGTGATGTCCATCGGCATGACGTTTGTGTTGATCATTGCCGGCATCGATCTGTCAGTGGGCTCGGTGCTGGCGCTGTCCGCAGCGGCCACGGCCAATGCCATTCTGGTGTGGCACTGGGGCCCCTTGCCGGCGTCTGCATTGGGCTTGCTGGTGGGGCTGACCTGCGGCGCGGTTACCGGGCTGATCTCAGTGGCGTGGCGCTTGCCGTCATTTATCGTTTCCTTGGGCATGCTCGAAGCCGTACGCGGCGGCGCCTATGTGATGACAGACTCGCGCACCCAGTATGTGGGCGGCGCCATCTCCGAGCTGGCAAAGCCCTGGGTAGCCGGTGTCTCTGCCGCGTTTTTCATTGCGATCGCACTGGTCATCGTGGCGCAAGTGGTGCTATCGCGCACCGTGTTTGGCCGCTATGTGGTCGGTATTGGCACGAATGAAGAGGCCATGCGCTTGGCAGGCATTAACCCCAGCCCGATCCGGGTGGCCGTGTTTGCCATGACCGGTGTGTTGGCCGGCTTGGCCGGGCTGATGCAAGCCGCTCGCCTTGAGGCGGCGGACCCGAACGCCGGCTCGGGCATTGAGCTGCAAGTGATTGCGTCGGTGGTGATCGGCGGCACCAGCCTGATGGGCGGGCGTGGCTCGGTAATCAGTACCTTGTTTGGCGTACTCATCATTGCGGTGCTGGAAGCCGGTCTGGCGCAGGTGGGTGTCAGCGACCCCAGCAAGCGCATCGTGACAGGCTGCGTCATTGTGGTGGCCGTTATTATTGACACGCTACGTCAGCGCCGTTCCTCCAGCCACTAG
- a CDS encoding sugar ABC transporter ATP-binding protein, whose amino-acid sequence MTAPGLQGAPIFTVEGITKRYASNVLSGVSLSLRPGEVLALTGENGAGKSTMSKIVAGLVDATEGTMHLAGRSFAPKNRREAEAAGVRMVMQELSLVSTLTVAENLLIDALPNRGRWCAYWIDRKALHQAASQQLAKIGIQGIAPDCLVSELGIGQQQMVEIARNLQDGTKILILDEPTAMLTPRETQHLFAQIERLKAQGVAIIYVSHRLEELRKIADTLAVLRDGVLVKTCPMNDVTEDDIIALMVGRAVEQDMQKPRRPQGPCLLKAQSLGRGTAVKSVSLDLHAGEVFGLAGLVGSGRTELVRLLFGADRADTGDITLAANAHRPALQVRAPGWRSPQAAIAAGIGLVTEDRKSQGLLLTQSIAVNTSLGALNTVSRRGWLHLWKERTLASDMVKRLRVRSHSVDQAVGTLSGGNQQKVIFARWLHKNCEVLLLDEPTRGVDVGARADIYAEIEAMTQAQKAVLMVSSDLRELMQMCDRIGVMSHGRLVTVLERGQWSEKSLLDAAFSETGADTPEAAVCA is encoded by the coding sequence ATGACAGCCCCCGGACTACAAGGCGCTCCCATCTTTACGGTGGAGGGCATCACCAAGCGCTATGCGAGCAATGTGCTCAGCGGGGTGAGCCTGAGCTTGCGTCCCGGCGAAGTGTTGGCGCTGACCGGAGAAAACGGTGCGGGCAAAAGCACCATGTCCAAAATCGTGGCGGGATTGGTCGATGCCACCGAGGGCACGATGCACTTGGCCGGCCGCAGCTTCGCACCCAAAAATCGCCGTGAGGCCGAAGCCGCAGGCGTGCGCATGGTGATGCAGGAGCTGAGTCTGGTCTCCACGCTGACAGTGGCAGAAAACCTGTTGATCGACGCCTTGCCGAACCGCGGGCGCTGGTGCGCCTACTGGATTGACCGCAAAGCACTGCACCAAGCGGCCAGCCAGCAGCTGGCAAAAATTGGTATTCAGGGCATTGCGCCCGACTGCCTAGTGTCCGAGCTGGGTATCGGCCAGCAACAAATGGTGGAGATTGCACGCAACCTCCAGGACGGCACCAAGATTCTGATTCTGGATGAACCCACGGCCATGCTGACGCCGCGGGAAACACAACATTTATTTGCCCAAATTGAACGCCTCAAGGCGCAGGGCGTGGCCATTATTTATGTATCGCACCGGCTGGAGGAGTTGCGCAAAATTGCCGACACCCTGGCGGTGTTGCGCGATGGGGTGCTGGTCAAAACCTGCCCTATGAATGACGTGACCGAAGACGACATCATCGCCCTCATGGTGGGGCGGGCTGTGGAGCAGGACATGCAAAAGCCACGGCGCCCCCAGGGGCCGTGTTTGCTCAAGGCCCAAAGCCTGGGGCGCGGCACGGCCGTGAAGTCGGTCAGCCTGGATCTGCACGCAGGCGAGGTGTTTGGCCTGGCCGGTTTGGTCGGCAGTGGCCGGACCGAGCTGGTGCGCCTGCTCTTTGGAGCAGACCGCGCGGACACGGGTGACATCACCTTGGCTGCCAATGCCCATCGGCCGGCCCTCCAAGTGCGGGCGCCCGGCTGGCGCTCGCCGCAAGCGGCCATTGCAGCGGGCATTGGCTTGGTGACGGAAGACCGCAAATCACAGGGCCTGTTGCTCACACAGTCAATTGCGGTCAACACCTCGCTAGGAGCATTGAACACCGTGTCCCGCCGGGGGTGGCTGCACCTTTGGAAGGAGCGTACCCTGGCCTCGGACATGGTGAAGCGCCTGCGGGTGCGCAGCCATTCGGTGGACCAAGCGGTGGGCACCTTGAGCGGCGGCAACCAGCAAAAAGTCATTTTTGCGCGCTGGCTGCACAAGAACTGCGAAGTGCTTTTGCTGGACGAACCCACCCGCGGCGTGGATGTGGGCGCACGCGCAGACATTTACGCGGAAATCGAAGCCATGACCCAGGCCCAGAAAGCGGTGCTGATGGTCTCCAGCGATTTGCGGGAGCTGATGCAGATGTGCGACCGCATCGGTGTCATGAGCCATGGGCGCTTGGTCACCGTGCTGGAGCGCGGCCAATGGAGCGAAAAATCGCTGCTCGATGCTGCCTTCAGCGAGACCGGCGCAGACACCCCAGAAGCCGCCGTCTGCGCCTAA
- a CDS encoding rhodanese-like domain-containing protein codes for MNSITSHELAQLQTDGQALTLLDVRRDMARRSDGTQIAHAQWQDPAHWLDWKDKVPKDLPVVLYCAHGREISQGLTTALQVMGLNARFLEGGLAAWQAAGLPTEIVT; via the coding sequence ATGAACTCCATCACCAGCCACGAACTCGCGCAACTGCAAACTGACGGCCAAGCCCTTACCCTGCTGGACGTGCGGCGCGACATGGCGCGCCGGTCCGATGGCACCCAAATTGCCCATGCGCAGTGGCAGGACCCGGCCCATTGGCTGGACTGGAAAGACAAAGTCCCCAAAGACCTGCCGGTGGTTTTGTACTGTGCCCACGGACGTGAAATCAGCCAAGGCTTGACCACAGCACTGCAGGTGATGGGACTAAACGCCCGCTTTCTCGAAGGCGGCTTAGCTGCTTGGCAGGCTGCTGGCCTGCCTACGGAAATAGTGACTTGA
- a CDS encoding LacI family DNA-binding transcriptional regulator, which yields MSSIKDVARRANVSISTVSHVVNGTRFVSESARKQVEEAIRNLGYVPSAVARSLKSNSTKTLGMLIPNCTNPYFAEIVRSVEDHCFGAGYTLILCNTDDEPHRQSVYLQVLSEKRIDGLIIISTGNDSELLALVQGLTIPAVLLDREISHVQCDLVETAHMQGAMLATEHLLALGHTRIACIAGPEDLNSSAQRIQGWRNALAKAGAAADADQLVWHSDFTSQGGCDTMKQVLQSQLKPTAVFVCNDLMGIGALSAAHEAGVRIPQDMSLVGFDDIELAHFTSPALTTVVQPKHRMGVMAVDMLLERIQSKREQSRQVLLQPTLVVRASSGPAPRTPQKVA from the coding sequence ATGTCGTCCATCAAAGACGTGGCCCGCAGGGCCAACGTGTCCATCAGCACCGTTTCGCATGTGGTGAATGGCACCCGCTTTGTCAGCGAGTCCGCACGCAAGCAGGTGGAAGAAGCCATCCGCAATTTGGGCTATGTGCCCAGCGCCGTGGCCCGCAGCCTGAAAAGCAACTCCACCAAAACACTGGGCATGTTGATTCCCAACTGCACCAACCCCTACTTTGCAGAAATTGTGCGCAGTGTGGAGGACCATTGTTTTGGCGCAGGCTACACCCTGATTCTGTGCAACACCGATGACGAGCCACACCGGCAAAGCGTGTATCTGCAAGTGCTGAGCGAGAAGCGGATCGACGGGCTCATCATCATCTCCACCGGCAACGACAGCGAGTTGCTGGCTTTGGTACAAGGGCTGACGATCCCGGCCGTGCTGCTTGACCGTGAAATCAGCCATGTGCAATGCGACCTGGTCGAAACTGCGCACATGCAAGGTGCCATGTTGGCGACCGAACACCTGCTGGCCTTGGGGCATACGCGGATCGCGTGTATCGCGGGTCCTGAGGACCTGAACTCCAGCGCACAGCGTATTCAAGGCTGGCGCAATGCGCTTGCCAAAGCCGGCGCTGCAGCAGACGCCGACCAGCTGGTCTGGCACAGCGACTTCACCAGCCAGGGCGGCTGTGACACCATGAAACAGGTGCTCCAGTCCCAACTCAAGCCGACCGCCGTGTTCGTGTGCAACGACCTGATGGGCATTGGTGCCCTGAGTGCCGCGCATGAAGCTGGCGTCCGTATTCCGCAAGACATGTCGCTGGTCGGCTTCGACGATATCGAGTTGGCCCATTTCACCAGCCCCGCCCTCACCACCGTCGTGCAACCCAAGCACCGCATGGGTGTCATGGCGGTGGACATGCTGCTCGAGCGCATCCAAAGCAAGCGGGAGCAATCGCGGCAAGTGTTGTTGCAGCCAACGTTGGTGGTGCGAGCATCGTCCGGGCCGGCACCGCGCACCCCGCAGAAGGTGGCGTAA
- the nadA gene encoding quinolinate synthase NadA: MSASDVIDVEYEQPACSTKHAWARVPVEPTPMERTALKDKIKRLLKEKNAVMVSHYYVHPDLQDLAEETGGLVSDSLEMARFGRDHSAQTLVVSGVKFMGETSKILSPHKTVLMPDLDATCSLDLGCPISEFNAFCDAHPDRTVVVYANTSAAVKARADWLVTSSCALDIVKALKDKGQKILWAPDKHLGGYIQRETGADMVFWEGACIVHDEFKAFELEALIQEHPKAKVLVHPESPQDVVALAHAVGSTSAILKAAQTLDADTFIVATDNGMLHKLRTLNPGKTFIEAPTAGNSATCKSCAHCPWMAMNGLAGVARVLEHGLNEVHVDHKLIVRARLPIDRMLAFTAALKNGQPVGGLIPNIGAA, from the coding sequence ATGAGCGCCAGTGATGTGATCGACGTAGAGTACGAGCAACCGGCTTGCTCCACCAAGCATGCCTGGGCCCGTGTGCCTGTGGAGCCCACCCCGATGGAGCGCACCGCGCTCAAAGACAAGATCAAGCGCCTGCTGAAAGAAAAGAACGCGGTCATGGTGTCGCACTATTACGTGCACCCTGATTTGCAGGATCTGGCCGAAGAAACCGGCGGCCTGGTGAGCGATTCGCTGGAGATGGCCCGTTTTGGTCGGGACCACAGCGCACAAACGCTGGTGGTGTCGGGCGTGAAGTTCATGGGCGAGACCAGCAAAATTTTGTCGCCGCACAAGACGGTGCTGATGCCCGACCTGGATGCCACCTGCTCGCTGGACCTGGGCTGCCCCATTAGTGAATTCAACGCCTTTTGCGACGCCCACCCCGACCGCACGGTGGTGGTTTACGCCAACACCAGCGCTGCCGTGAAGGCGCGTGCCGATTGGTTGGTGACCAGCAGCTGTGCGCTGGACATCGTGAAAGCGCTCAAAGACAAGGGCCAGAAGATTCTGTGGGCGCCCGACAAACACTTGGGCGGCTACATCCAGCGCGAAACCGGTGCAGATATGGTGTTTTGGGAAGGCGCCTGCATCGTGCACGACGAGTTCAAGGCCTTTGAGCTGGAAGCGCTGATCCAAGAGCACCCGAAAGCCAAAGTGCTGGTGCACCCCGAGTCGCCCCAAGACGTGGTGGCCCTGGCCCACGCCGTGGGCTCAACCAGCGCCATCCTCAAGGCCGCGCAGACGCTGGACGCCGACACCTTCATCGTGGCTACTGACAACGGCATGCTGCACAAGTTGCGCACGCTCAACCCCGGCAAGACCTTCATCGAAGCCCCCACCGCCGGCAACAGCGCCACCTGCAAAAGCTGCGCCCACTGCCCCTGGATGGCCATGAATGGCCTGGCCGGTGTGGCGCGGGTGCTGGAGCATGGCCTGAATGAAGTCCATGTCGATCACAAACTGATTGTCCGCGCCCGTTTGCCGATTGACCGCATGCTGGCGTTTACCGCAGCACTGAAGAATGGTCAGCCCGTGGGTGGTTTGATTCCGAATATCGGAGCGGCCTGA
- the rbsD gene encoding D-ribose pyranase, with the protein MKRSVLLNAEISMLVASMGHGDMVVVGDAGLPIPTGPNAPQRIDLALCPGVPSLDQTLTAVLSELQVEHAYIAHEALQGEDKALPVWCANRTGFDIQTISHAELKALCQRARAVIRTGECTPYANMVLVSGVTF; encoded by the coding sequence ATGAAACGAAGTGTGTTGTTGAATGCAGAGATCTCGATGCTGGTGGCCAGCATGGGACACGGTGACATGGTGGTCGTGGGCGATGCGGGCTTGCCGATTCCGACAGGCCCAAACGCCCCACAGCGGATTGACTTGGCCTTGTGCCCCGGCGTCCCCTCGCTGGACCAAACGCTGACCGCAGTCTTGTCGGAGCTGCAGGTGGAGCACGCCTATATCGCCCACGAAGCCTTGCAGGGTGAAGACAAAGCGCTGCCTGTCTGGTGTGCAAACCGTACCGGATTTGATATCCAAACCATCAGCCATGCCGAACTGAAAGCGCTCTGCCAGCGTGCGCGGGCGGTCATTCGCACTGGGGAATGCACGCCCTACGCCAACATGGTGTTGGTGTCGGGCGTGACTTTTTAG
- a CDS encoding sugar ABC transporter substrate-binding protein produces the protein MKLNRRTVQTTLALSLMAGFFATPALAADKPKVALVMKSLANEFFRTMEDGAKAHAKTNAAKYSLVSNGIKNETDTAAQIRMIEQMMAQKVDAIVIAPADSKALVPVLKTAIDAGILVVNIDNQLDAAAQKEKGIQIPFAGPDNRAGAKLVGDFLGKGLKAGDKVGIIEGVSTTFNAQQRTLGYQDAMKAVGATVVGVQSGNWEIDKGNTVASGMLREHPDLKGLLVGNDNMALGAVAAVKAAGKEGQVKVVGYDNIGAVKPMLADGRMLATADQFGAKQAVFGIEIALKALAEKKKQADMPAAIQTDVVLVTKASK, from the coding sequence ATGAAATTGAATCGCCGTACCGTACAAACCACCCTAGCTTTGAGCCTGATGGCTGGGTTTTTTGCAACCCCAGCCCTGGCCGCCGACAAACCCAAGGTCGCCTTGGTGATGAAGTCGCTGGCCAATGAATTTTTCCGCACCATGGAAGACGGCGCAAAGGCCCATGCCAAGACCAACGCGGCCAAGTACAGCCTGGTGTCCAACGGCATCAAGAACGAAACCGACACTGCGGCCCAAATCCGCATGATCGAGCAGATGATGGCCCAGAAGGTGGACGCGATTGTGATTGCGCCCGCTGATTCCAAGGCCCTGGTGCCCGTGCTCAAGACGGCTATCGATGCGGGTATCTTGGTCGTCAACATCGACAACCAGCTCGACGCCGCTGCCCAAAAAGAAAAGGGCATCCAGATTCCCTTCGCAGGTCCTGACAACCGTGCCGGCGCCAAGCTGGTGGGCGACTTCCTGGGCAAGGGCCTGAAGGCGGGTGATAAGGTTGGCATCATCGAAGGTGTTTCCACCACCTTCAATGCGCAGCAGCGCACCCTGGGCTACCAGGACGCCATGAAGGCTGTGGGCGCCACCGTGGTGGGCGTGCAGTCTGGCAACTGGGAAATCGACAAGGGCAACACCGTGGCGTCCGGCATGCTGCGTGAGCATCCCGACTTGAAGGGCCTGTTGGTCGGCAACGACAACATGGCCTTGGGCGCTGTGGCTGCCGTCAAGGCCGCTGGCAAAGAAGGCCAGGTCAAGGTTGTGGGCTACGACAACATTGGCGCGGTGAAGCCCATGTTGGCCGATGGCCGCATGCTGGCGACTGCCGACCAGTTTGGTGCGAAGCAAGCGGTATTCGGTATCGAAATTGCACTGAAGGCACTGGCCGAGAAGAAAAAGCAAGCCGACATGCCTGCTGCCATCCAGACCGATGTGGTGCTGGTCACCAAAGCCAGCAAGTAA
- a CDS encoding ribokinase: MQVDMQSAPPIVVCLGSLNMDMCVDVSDAPVAGETVMAHALRYSPGGKGANQAVACARQGTRVRMVGSVGADAHGLALLDSLQADGIDTLAVETNPHQPTGVAMVLVEASGQNRIVVAGGANQAFRWIATRLAPVLRGAYALVLQLESPVQEVLKAAQWARASGCLVVLNPSPVPEAVPGALWALVDLLVLNESEALALCGLDVGASHDAAVQAIRHFQQWGIRRVVLTLGGAGAIAADGDAVTYHPAARVDVVDTTAAGDTFLGALVAAWARGLPFADCVHQGMTAASLCVQTAGAQTSIPSRAQTEVALTAPHWQNL, from the coding sequence ATGCAGGTCGATATGCAAAGTGCGCCCCCGATCGTCGTCTGCCTGGGGAGCCTGAACATGGACATGTGTGTCGATGTGAGCGACGCACCTGTGGCCGGTGAAACCGTCATGGCTCATGCGCTGCGCTACTCACCCGGGGGCAAGGGCGCCAACCAAGCCGTGGCGTGTGCCCGGCAAGGCACCCGCGTACGCATGGTCGGCAGCGTCGGCGCTGATGCCCACGGGCTCGCGCTACTGGACAGTTTGCAAGCCGACGGCATCGATACCCTGGCAGTGGAGACCAACCCACACCAGCCCACAGGCGTGGCGATGGTGCTGGTGGAGGCCTCAGGGCAGAACCGCATTGTGGTGGCGGGTGGCGCCAACCAGGCGTTCCGCTGGATTGCCACGCGCCTTGCGCCTGTCTTGCGTGGCGCATATGCCTTGGTGCTGCAGCTCGAGTCGCCGGTGCAGGAGGTGCTCAAGGCCGCCCAATGGGCGCGGGCCAGCGGTTGTCTGGTGGTGCTGAATCCCTCGCCGGTGCCAGAAGCGGTGCCCGGAGCCTTGTGGGCGCTGGTGGACCTGCTGGTACTCAACGAGAGCGAGGCGCTCGCCTTGTGCGGGCTGGATGTAGGTGCCAGCCACGATGCCGCCGTGCAAGCCATTCGGCATTTTCAGCAGTGGGGTATCCGCCGGGTAGTGCTGACCTTGGGCGGCGCAGGCGCAATCGCTGCGGACGGTGACGCGGTGACCTACCACCCCGCAGCCCGGGTCGACGTGGTCGACACCACCGCAGCGGGCGATACATTTTTGGGCGCCTTGGTGGCAGCGTGGGCCAGGGGTCTGCCATTTGCGGATTGCGTGCACCAGGGCATGACTGCGGCCAGTTTGTGCGTACAAACCGCGGGCGCGCAAACATCCATCCCTAGCCGGGCTCAAACCGAGGTCGCTTTGACTGCGCCCCATTGGCAAAATTTATGA
- the chrA gene encoding chromate efflux transporter — translation MATDTLNTTESPTPVSFWQAFAFWLKLGFVSFGGPAGQIAIMHTELVERRRWISEKRFLHALNYCMLLPGPEAQQLATYIGWLMHRTLGGVVAGALFVLPSLFILVGLSWVYIAFGDVDWVAGMFYGIKPAVTAIVLQAAHRIGSRVLKNNALWGIAAASFVAIFALQVPFPLIVLGAALLGYAGGRWAPALFNSAGGHGGAAKHYGAALIDDRTATPEHARFRWSRLGLVLLAGTLLWALPTGALTWSLGWNHTFTQMGWFFTKAALLTFGGAYAVLPYVYQGAVGHYGWLTPTQMIDGLALGETTPGPLIMVVAFVAFVGGYANAVLGQEHLFIAGAIAAGLVTWFTFLPSFIFILAGGPLVESTHNEMKFTAPLTGITAAVVGVIVNLALFFGYHVLWPQGFTGSFDRVAAGLALVAAIALFRYKRNVIHVIAACALAGVLISLIR, via the coding sequence ATGGCAACTGACACGCTAAACACCACCGAGAGCCCGACGCCTGTGAGCTTCTGGCAGGCCTTCGCCTTCTGGCTCAAGCTGGGCTTTGTGAGCTTTGGCGGGCCCGCAGGACAAATTGCCATCATGCATACCGAGCTGGTGGAGCGGCGCCGCTGGATCTCGGAAAAGCGCTTTCTGCATGCGCTGAACTACTGCATGCTGCTGCCCGGCCCCGAGGCGCAGCAGCTTGCCACCTACATCGGCTGGCTCATGCACCGGACCCTGGGCGGTGTGGTGGCGGGTGCGCTGTTTGTACTGCCTTCGTTGTTTATCTTGGTGGGGCTCTCCTGGGTCTACATCGCCTTTGGCGATGTGGATTGGGTAGCCGGCATGTTCTATGGAATCAAACCCGCTGTAACCGCCATCGTGCTGCAAGCGGCACATCGCATCGGCTCACGCGTGCTGAAAAACAATGCCTTGTGGGGCATTGCGGCGGCTTCGTTCGTCGCTATCTTTGCACTACAAGTTCCCTTCCCACTCATCGTGCTGGGCGCCGCATTGCTGGGCTATGCCGGCGGACGATGGGCGCCGGCCTTGTTCAATAGCGCGGGTGGCCACGGCGGTGCTGCCAAACACTATGGCGCTGCACTGATTGACGACCGCACCGCCACGCCCGAGCACGCGCGCTTCCGTTGGAGCCGGCTGGGCCTGGTGCTGCTGGCAGGCACCCTGCTATGGGCACTCCCCACGGGGGCGCTGACCTGGAGCCTTGGCTGGAACCACACTTTCACGCAGATGGGATGGTTCTTTACCAAGGCAGCACTGCTCACATTTGGTGGCGCCTATGCGGTGCTCCCTTATGTCTACCAGGGTGCCGTCGGGCACTATGGCTGGCTCACCCCCACCCAAATGATCGACGGACTGGCATTGGGTGAAACCACACCGGGCCCATTGATTATGGTGGTGGCGTTTGTGGCTTTCGTGGGTGGTTACGCGAACGCGGTGCTGGGCCAAGAGCACTTGTTTATTGCCGGAGCCATCGCTGCGGGCTTGGTCACCTGGTTCACGTTTCTGCCGTCCTTCATTTTTATTCTGGCCGGGGGCCCGCTGGTTGAGAGCACGCACAACGAAATGAAGTTCACCGCTCCACTGACTGGCATTACCGCAGCGGTCGTGGGAGTGATCGTGAACCTGGCTCTGTTCTTCGGTTACCACGTGTTGTGGCCGCAGGGCTTCACCGGCTCCTTTGACAGGGTGGCCGCTGGCCTTGCTTTGGTTGCGGCTATTGCTTTGTTTCGCTACAAGCGCAACGTGATCCACGTTATCGCCGCCTGTGCGCTTGCCGGTGTGCTGATCTCATTAATCCGCTAG
- a CDS encoding methyl-accepting chemotaxis protein — translation MRVSTRLFVLVASLAALLLVIGGFGVYGARQSNDALRSVYQERTVPAVTLGQIDALTFSSRMHVAQALANPLPDVIASSVKEIAANQKQIAETWAQYREHPLEGEAEALAANWEKSFKAYDEQGLKPAVTALLENDITTAQAAMVEKMTPLSAPVNRSIQALQQLQIEGAKTEFEAAGGRYRTQWWGSVGLIGFGLLCAITFGWSTVRNLTAQLGCEPAQANEVAQRLSVGDFSAELGTAAAPHSLMAQLGEMQHSLSEVVARVRQSSEAVSGASAEIASGNHDLSSRTEQQAGAIQQTAASMEALGDTVRVNAQRAARADALARTASDAASQGGEVVANVVSTMQEINDSSRRIVDIISVIDGIAFQTNILALNAAVEAARAGEQGRGFAVVASEVRSLAGRSAAAAKEVKSLIDASLERVERGNALVAKAGQSMSQVVGSIRHVTDIMGEISAASSEQSTGVQQVGQAIALIDQTTQQNAAMVEEIAAAASGLRHEAQQLVESVAFFKLSNRHPTLQAPTVLALR, via the coding sequence ATGCGCGTGTCCACCCGGCTGTTTGTGTTGGTTGCCAGTCTGGCGGCTTTGTTATTGGTGATTGGTGGCTTTGGTGTCTACGGTGCAAGGCAGTCCAACGACGCTTTGCGCTCGGTGTACCAAGAGCGCACCGTGCCTGCTGTGACGCTGGGGCAAATAGATGCCTTGACCTTCAGCAGCCGCATGCATGTGGCACAGGCCTTGGCCAACCCCTTGCCGGATGTGATTGCCTCCAGCGTTAAAGAGATCGCCGCTAACCAAAAGCAGATTGCTGAAACCTGGGCGCAGTACCGCGAGCATCCACTCGAGGGCGAGGCTGAAGCCCTAGCCGCTAACTGGGAGAAATCCTTCAAAGCCTATGACGAACAAGGCCTCAAGCCCGCCGTGACTGCTTTGCTAGAGAACGACATCACCACCGCACAAGCCGCCATGGTGGAAAAGATGACGCCCTTGTCTGCGCCCGTGAACCGCAGCATTCAGGCGCTGCAACAACTCCAGATCGAGGGGGCCAAAACCGAGTTTGAGGCTGCGGGCGGCCGCTACCGCACCCAGTGGTGGGGCAGCGTGGGCTTGATCGGTTTCGGGCTGCTTTGTGCCATCACGTTTGGTTGGAGCACGGTGCGCAACCTCACCGCGCAGCTGGGCTGCGAGCCGGCGCAAGCCAACGAGGTCGCACAGCGCCTGAGTGTGGGTGACTTCAGCGCGGAATTGGGTACCGCCGCTGCTCCGCACAGCCTGATGGCGCAGCTGGGCGAAATGCAACACAGCCTGAGCGAGGTGGTGGCGCGCGTGCGGCAGTCGTCTGAGGCGGTGTCGGGCGCGAGTGCGGAAATCGCCTCGGGCAACCACGACCTTTCCAGCCGTACCGAACAGCAGGCCGGCGCCATTCAGCAAACAGCTGCCTCCATGGAGGCACTGGGCGACACGGTGCGGGTGAACGCCCAACGCGCCGCCCGTGCCGATGCACTGGCCCGCACGGCATCAGACGCCGCCAGCCAAGGGGGCGAAGTGGTCGCCAATGTAGTGAGCACCATGCAAGAGATCAACGACAGCTCGCGCCGCATTGTGGACATCATCAGCGTGATTGACGGCATTGCCTTCCAGACCAACATCCTGGCTCTGAACGCTGCCGTAGAGGCGGCGCGCGCCGGCGAGCAGGGGCGGGGGTTTGCGGTGGTGGCCTCCGAGGTGCGCTCGCTGGCTGGGCGCTCTGCGGCCGCGGCCAAAGAGGTCAAAAGCCTGATCGACGCGAGCCTGGAGCGGGTGGAGCGCGGCAACGCGCTGGTGGCTAAAGCCGGGCAATCGATGTCGCAAGTGGTGGGCTCGATCCGCCATGTGACCGACATCATGGGCGAGATCAGCGCCGCCAGCTCCGAGCAGAGCACCGGTGTGCAGCAGGTGGGCCAAGCGATTGCGCTCATCGACCAGACCACGCAGCAAAACGCTGCCATGGTGGAAGAGATTGCCGCGGCCGCCAGCGGCCTGCGGCACGAGGCGCAGCAGTTGGTGGAGTCGGTGGCTTTCTTCAAACTGAGCAACCGCCACCCCACACTGCAAGCGCCTACAGTGCTCGCACTGCGCTGA